Genomic segment of bacterium:
GATTGAAGCGCCCCTTCTGCACCGCCAGGGGCTCTGCCTCCTTGCCCAGCATCTCCACCATGGCATCGCGAACGACTTTGACCAGTTGCTGCGCCGGATTGAGATTTTTCAGGACCTTTTCGCCCAGGGCCTCCTGCCGCACCTGGTCGAGGAACTGATTCACCACCGCCAGATTGACGTCCGCTTCCAGAAGGGCGAGGCGGATCTCCTTCAGCCCCTCCTCGATGATCTGTGGCGTCAGTTTGTCCCGACCGCGCAGCTTGTCGAAGACATCCTGGAGACGATTGGAGAGATTCTCGAACATGAGCGGGTGCAGGCTCCTTGCAGCTGGACGCGTTCGCAGGCAAAAGCCCGCGCTCAGGCGGGCTCCGCGTATTGTACCTGTCCTGTAGGACTAACTGACGGGATCGATGACTGAGCTGGTGTAACAGAGCTTAGGGCTCTACCTCGACCGCCTCCGCATTGATCCCCTCGAAAAGCCCCTCGACATAGGCTTCCGGATCGAAGGGAACCAGATCGTCGATGCGTTCCCCAACGCCCACCTCGACTACGGGGAGACCTAACTCCGCCTGAATTGCGACCACGATCCCCCCTTTGGCGGTGCCATCCAGTTTCGTGAGGACGATCCCATCAAGATCCACGACTTCATTAAAAATGCGTGCCTGTGAAAGCCCATTCTGACCGGTGGTGGCATCGACCACCAGCAGGCTGGTGATCTGCTCCGCCGGGACTTTTTTCTCCGCGATTCTTCGGACTTTCCGGAGTTCTTCCATCAGGTGCTGCTTGGCCTGCAGGCGTCCTGCGGTGTCAACAATCACGACGTCGAACTGCCGCGCTACGGCGCGTTCCAGGCCGTCGTAGACCACCGCTGCGGCATCAGAGCCCTGCTGCTGCTTCATGAACTCGACATCTGCCCGCCCTGCCCAGACTTCCAGCTGCTCGATGGCGGCCGCCCGGAAGGTGTCCGCCGCGACCAGCAGCACGGATTTCCCGAGTGCTTTGTAGCGGGCCGCCAGCTTCCCGGCGGTGGTGGTTTTCCCGGAACCGTTGACCCCGGTGAGCATGACCACCCAGGGGCGGGGGGCATCATCCAGCAAGCCGTCGTAGTCGAAATCGTGTGCCACCCGGACCCGGATCAGTTCCTTCAGTTCCGAAAGAGCCGGCTCGATGTCGTGAATCTTTTTCGCTGTGCAGATCGCCCGGAGGTCGTCCACCAGGGCGGTGCTGGTCGGGACTCCGATGTCCCCCAGGATCAGCGCTTCCAGGAGCTCGTCATAAAACCCCTCTTCGACCCGTCCCCAGCGCAAGCCCAGCCGCTGGATCTGTCCCATGAAGCCTTTGCGGGAGGCTTCCAGGCCCGCCTCGATCCGGGTCGCGACCGCTTCTTTGGAGACGGTGTAGACATCTTTGACATCCATGTTGAGGACGTCCCATGTCTTTTTACCCGCCTCAGCGAGGCGATCTTTGGCCTTTTGCGCGGATTCCTCGAAGGCTTCCAGGAATTTGGGCTTCTTGAAGAGGACCATGGGCTCTGACTGTAGCGTACCTTAGGGGGGGAGGACGGGGGGCTTTTGGCCCCCGACGTGCTTTCCATAAGGGCACATGAGCGACGTTCTGACCGGCGACTGGACCCCCCGAATCGGCCTGTTCGATTCGGGGATTGGCGGACTCACCGTGCTGCGGCATGTCCTGTCGGCCTGCCCGGGGGTCCCCTGCCTGTATGTCGGGGATCTGAAGCATGTGCCGTATGGACCCCGGACCCTGACGGAGATTCACCAGATCGCTGAAGAGATCATCACTTGGCTGATACAACAGGGCTGTACACACATCGCGGTCGCCTGCAATACTTCTACCGCCGCACTCAAAGATAACCCCCTGATGTGCCCGGTTCCGTTGGTGAATGTTATTGATCCCCTGCGCGACTGGCTTCTGGCCCATCCGGAACTTACCCGTGTCGGCGTGGTAGCGAATCCTGTCACGGCGAAGCGCGCGATTCACGCGCAGGTGCTGGAAGAAGTCCGGCCACTTCATGTCACCACGAATGCCGCACCGACGCTGGTCTCGCTGCTGGAGTCGCTGAGTCCGGCAGAGGACATCGATGCTGCTGTCGCGGAGGCGATCGCCCCGCTCCTGGCAGACCGGGTCGAGGCCTGTCTCTATGGGTGCACGCATTACCCGCTAGCGATGGCAGCATTTCGTCGCGCGCTGGGAGCCGGCATTCCCCTGATCGACTCCGGGGCACTGGTCGCGCAAGCGCTGGCGGATCAGATGCCGGTGGGTCCCGCCGGGAGTCAGCCGGGACCGGTCGAGTTTGTGACCACCGCCCCCTCGGATGACTTTGCCCGGTGGGTCGAACAACTCATGCCTCCAACCCTCTCCTGGACCCTGCGCACCTGTGACTTTTTTGAGCAATCGGCGTCAGTCCTCGCGCAATAACAGTCACCTCACTCTTCCCCTGAATCTGCTACATTCCGCGGCATGTACTTCCGTCCGGATGCGCGGGCTGTGGACGAACACCGCGCTATCTCCATCGAGTTCAACTACCTCCCCAGCGTCCCTGGCTCGGTCCTGTACAAAATGGGCCGGACCTGGATCCTCGCGACCGCCAGCGCCGAACAGGGTGTCCCCCGCTGGATGGAGTCCCAGGGCGAGGGGTGGATCACCGCGGAGTACGCCATGATCCCGGCCGCGACCTCCCCCCGGAAACCCCGGGAGCAGGTGGGGAAGCAGTCCGGGCGGAGCCTGGAGATTCAGCGACTGGTGGGCCGTTCATTGCGGGCCGTCGCGGATCTCTCCGCGATCCCTGGTCGCACGATCTATCTCGACTGCGAAGTCCTCCAGGCGGATGGCGGGACCCGTTGTGCCAGCATCAATGCGGCGTATCTGGCGCTCATGCTGGCGGTCAGCGGCCTGATGCGGGAAGAGAACATCAAGCGGAATCCGGTGAAGGAGCCCCTGGGGGCGATTTCGGTCGGGCTGATGCAGGATCGCGCGATCCTCGACATGTCCCATCAGGAAGACAGCATGGCCCAGGTCGACATGAATCTTGTGATGACCGCGGGTGGGCGCTTCGCAGAGATTCAGGGCACAGGCGAAGGGGCCTGCTTCGATGAGTTTCAGCTTCAGGAGCTGCTGCGCATCGGGCGCAAAGGGATTACGGACGTCATTGCCATCGGGCAGGCGGCACTGAAAGAGCGGGTCCCCAATCTGTCGATTTGACCAGCGCTGCCCCTCCCCTTTTCACGGTCTGATAGGGCATAATGCCGTGTCTCGCCGGGATTTCGTCCGACCACGCGCACCAGGGTTCACATGGCCTACGGCATCCCCAAGCAAATCCTCATCGCGACCACCAATCCCGGGAAGTTCAGCGAAATGCTGCAGCTGCTGGATGGGGTTGACACCACCTGGGTCTCCCTGCAGGACTTCCCGGACATTGAGCCTCCGGCAGAAACCGGGGCGACCTACGAAGACAACGCCCTCCTCAAAGCCCGGTACTACAGCGAGAAGACCCAGCTCCCGGCGATCGCAGATGACTCGGGGCTGGAAATCCTGGCCCTCGGGGGTTGGCCCGGACTCCACTCGAATCGCCCGCTGGGTGACAATCGCCGCCTGAGCGACAGCGACCTGCTGGCGTTGGTGCTCAAGCGGATGGAAGCGTATCCCCACGAGCCACAGCGACGCGCCCGTATGGTGTGCGCCGCCGCCTATGTGGATCCCGGGAACGAAATCGAGCTCTGCTATCGCGGTTCCCTGTATGGGGTCATCGGCAAAGCCCCGAAGGGCAAAAACGGCTTTGGCTACGATCCGCTGTTCTATGTCCCGGACTGCTGGAAGACTATCGCCCAGATGACCCCCGAAGAGAAGAATCGCTTCTCGCATCGGCGTCATGCCATGGTGACTCTGAAGCCGCGCATCATCCACGAGTTCACGAAGCGTGAGGGGTTCGCGGTCTGATTCCGCCGCGACCGCACTATGGGGGTCCCGCCACCCTACATCGCTGAATTGCCACTGAAGGTCCCCGAGGCGGGGGCCTTTCGTCTGTTGCCCGGTCAAGTCCTGCGGGCGCGGGTGACCGCAGTGACGGGAGAAGGGGCGACTCTCGATTTCGGCTACGCGTCGCTGCAGGTGAAGCTCGCGGTGGGAACCGAGCTCACCGCCGGTGCGCGCGTCCTGTTGCAGGTACAGAGTGTCGGTCCGGATCGCCTCCAAATCAGCCTGTTGCCCGAAGCCACACCTCCCCAGTCTGCTTCGGTGGCTCTGGCCGTACCGGACAGCGGGACCCTGCTCAGGAGTCTGGGCTTTCCACAGGATGATCCCCTGCTCGCCCTTGCCCGGCAGTTGCAGCAATCCCCGGCGGGTCAGGGCATCCCCAGTCCGGTGCTGGCGGCGCTGGTCCTGACCTTCGGTCCCGATGCTGACAAGCTCCTGCCACAGGTAGCGCAGCTGCTCAGGGAGCGGCGTACTGCATCTTCGGTAGCACTTCCATCGTCGCTCCTGCAACGGCAACAGGTGCCGGTCGGGGAATTCCTGGGATGGCTGGAAGCCCTGCTGCAGGAACGGACCGCGACACCTGAGTCAGTCCGCACTGGACTGGCGTCATGGCGCACCCTCCAGGACGATGGTGTCGCGACCCTGAGTCTCGCCCTCTCGGGGCTGGCAGGCCACCAGGTCCGGTACATGCGGAGTGAATCCAGGGACTGGTCCCTCGTGCTGGAAGAGCGCCCCTGGACATCGTCAGCTGAAGGAGCCGTGAGTCGCTTCCTCGCTCAAATGGAGCTGCCCCGCCTCGGAAACGTGAGTCTCCAATGCCTGTTAACGCCGGTGGTCTGCCTGGGGCGCTGTCATTGCTCCGAGGAAGCTGCTGGTGTCTTGCAGCCGGTGCTGGCGACAGCGGTCCAGCAACTCACCGACCGGTTGGGGCGTCCGGTGCATCTGACCATCGATCATGCTCGACCCCAGAGTCCGTTGCAGGAGTGGCTGGATGAGCAACCCTGGCTTGCGCGTGGCCAGGCGCAGTCAGGGGCGGGAATCTGGGTGGATGAGTCGGTGTAGCAAGTCAGCTGAACGAGAAGGCTACTTGCCCGCACGGGGAGTCATCGAGGGCTGCAGGCCATGGACTACCGGCGCGTAGACCGCGTTCAGTGCTTCCTGGACCTGCTGGTCCGGGAGGCTGGGACCGGGGAAGTAGCGCGCTTGCCCATTCCAGCGGGACGCCCGATACGCCATGTTGTAGATGAGTCCG
This window contains:
- the murI gene encoding Glutamate racemase, whose product is MSDVLTGDWTPRIGLFDSGIGGLTVLRHVLSACPGVPCLYVGDLKHVPYGPRTLTEIHQIAEEIITWLIQQGCTHIAVACNTSTAALKDNPLMCPVPLVNVIDPLRDWLLAHPELTRVGVVANPVTAKRAIHAQVLEEVRPLHVTTNAAPTLVSLLESLSPAEDIDAAVAEAIAPLLADRVEACLYGCTHYPLAMAAFRRALGAGIPLIDSGALVAQALADQMPVGPAGSQPGPVEFVTTAPSDDFARWVEQLMPPTLSWTLRTCDFFEQSASVLAQ
- the ftsY_1 gene encoding Signal recognition particle receptor FtsY, with translation MVLFKKPKFLEAFEESAQKAKDRLAEAGKKTWDVLNMDVKDVYTVSKEAVATRIEAGLEASRKGFMGQIQRLGLRWGRVEEGFYDELLEALILGDIGVPTSTALVDDLRAICTAKKIHDIEPALSELKELIRVRVAHDFDYDGLLDDAPRPWVVMLTGVNGSGKTTTAGKLAARYKALGKSVLLVAADTFRAAAIEQLEVWAGRADVEFMKQQQGSDAAAVVYDGLERAVARQFDVVIVDTAGRLQAKQHLMEELRKVRRIAEKKVPAEQITSLLVVDATTGQNGLSQARIFNEVVDLDGIVLTKLDGTAKGGIVVAIQAELGLPVVEVGVGERIDDLVPFDPEAYVEGLFEGINAEAVEVEP
- the rph gene encoding Ribonuclease PH; protein product: MYFRPDARAVDEHRAISIEFNYLPSVPGSVLYKMGRTWILATASAEQGVPRWMESQGEGWITAEYAMIPAATSPRKPREQVGKQSGRSLEIQRLVGRSLRAVADLSAIPGRTIYLDCEVLQADGGTRCASINAAYLALMLAVSGLMREENIKRNPVKEPLGAISVGLMQDRAILDMSHQEDSMAQVDMNLVMTAGGRFAEIQGTGEGACFDEFQLQELLRIGRKGITDVIAIGQAALKERVPNLSI
- a CDS encoding dITP/XTP pyrophosphatase; translation: MAYGIPKQILIATTNPGKFSEMLQLLDGVDTTWVSLQDFPDIEPPAETGATYEDNALLKARYYSEKTQLPAIADDSGLEILALGGWPGLHSNRPLGDNRRLSDSDLLALVLKRMEAYPHEPQRRARMVCAAAYVDPGNEIELCYRGSLYGVIGKAPKGKNGFGYDPLFYVPDCWKTIAQMTPEEKNRFSHRRHAMVTLKPRIIHEFTKREGFAV